CGGCTGCTGTGTGCGCGCCGCGGCCGCGAGCAGCGGTTCCAACTCCTGCGCCGCCCGGGCGAAGTCGAGCAGCACGATGTGGCGCATGCCCGCCCGGAAGGCGCCCCACGGTGCCGCCGCGGCGTCCGAACCCTCGGGGCGTTCGGCCGGTGGCGTCTCGTCCGCGGTGCGTCCGGCGGGGCGCTCCAGCGTCTGGAGGTAGGCCGTGAGGTCGCCGGCGGCCCAGGCTGCTTCCGCCGCCGCCGCGAGGGCCTGCTCCGCGCCCTCCACATCGTGCGACCCCAGCGACTCGGCCGCGAGCAGCAGGGTCTGGTGGGCATCGGCCACGGGGCCGTCGCTCGACAGGAGCAGGCCCCGCTGCAGTTCGGCCCGGGCGCGCAGCGGCGCGTTGTCACCGGCCGTGCTGCGGGCGGCCACGAGCAGGGCAAGAGCGCGGTGGGTCTGCCCGCCGTGGCGAGCACGCTCGGCAGCCTTGAACAACTGGGAGGCCCGGTCGCCGCCCGTGTCGGCTGTCTGGTCGTACATGTTCATTGCCGCTTCCTGTCTTACGTTTCCGGAGCGTAACAGACGGTTTGAAGACATCCTGGCGAGAATTGGGTGGCTCAACAGCGCAGAAGCACGCGGCCCGGGCCGCGGCCGTGAGCGTGCTGAGTGTGACCTGTGAGACTGGTGGTTCCACCGATGCGCAGGAGTGTCCCCGCTCTTACGCTGGGCCCGGCCGATCGTCCCGGGGCGACCCCGGGGACCGGCCGCAGGCGTCCCATCAGGAGTGCCCCACGCTCCTGCCGTCCCACAGGGCCCGGACGCCTACCCGATCCACGTACCACCGTCCTCCTCGACCTCCACGACGACACGGTTCACGGCCGACGACACGTGTCGACAGCCGTTGGGCGACCGGCTCCCGGGACCGCCCGCGCACCCGCCGTCAGGGGACGAGGCGAGAGGAAACCGCTCATGCAGGCAACTCCCCAGTCGTCCACACCCGCCCCGGGAAACGGTCCGGCGCGGCACCGCCGTCGGTCCCGCGGCCCGATCCTGGGTGCCCTCGCGTCCGCGGCGGCGCTGGCCGGCCTGGCGACCATGCTCACCGGCGGCGCGAACGCCGCCGAGAACCCCTACGAGCGTGGTCCGGCCCCCACCGAGGCCAGTGTGACGGCCACGCGCGGCACGTACGCCGTCTCCGAGACCAGGGTCCCCCGGTTCAGCGTGTCCGGGTTCGGCGGTGGCACGATCTACTACCCGACCAGCACCGACGACGGCACATTCGGCGCCGTGGCGATCTCCCCGGGGTACACCGCGCGCCAGTCCTCGATCGCCTGGCTGGGGCCGCGGCTCGCCTCCCAGGGCTTCGTGGTGTTCACCATCGACACCAACACCACCTCGGACCAGCCGGCCTCCCGCGGCGACCAGTTGCTGGCCGCGCTCGACTACCTCACGAAGACCAGCAGCGTCCGCAGCCGGGTGGACGGCACGCGGCTCGGGGTCATGGGCCACTCGATGGGCGGCGGCGGCACGCTGGAGGCGGCCAAGGACCGGCCCTCGCTCAAGGCCGCCATCCCGCTCACCGCGTGGAACCTGGACAAGAACTGGCCGGAGATCCGGACGCCCACCCTGATCGTCGGAGCGGACGGCGACACCGTCGCCTCGGTCCGCTCGCACTCCGAACCGTTCTACGAGAGCCTGCCGTCCTCGCTGGATCGGGCGTACCTGGAGCTGAACAACGCCCACCACCTGACGCCGAACATGTCGAACACGACGATCGCGAAGTACAGCATCAGCTGGCTGAAGCGGTTCATCGACAACGACACCCGCTACGAGCGGTTCCTGTGCCCGTTGCCGCGGCCGAGCTTGTCGATCGCGGAGTACCGGGGCACCTGCCCGCACACCGCGTGACCCCGGTCGCCGCCCGCCGGCCCCGCCCCGGACGGGTCGGGTCGGGGGCGGCGCCGCGTGCCGTGCGGGCCGGCCCGGCGCGGCCGTTCAGAACGGATGTCCCGGATCGCCTCCTCCCTCACCCACACCCGCTCTTCGTGCTCAAGGACGCCGCCCGTCCTCAAGAACGTGATCCTCGGCTCACCGGCTGCCGACGGCATCCACTGCCCCGGTGCGGGACGAGCCGCACGGGTGGCGGACGCCACCAGCCGACGCCACCCCGCCGGCCCTCCCGTCGCGCGCCCCCACGGGTGAGGTGCGGGGGAGGGGGTAACACCGGAGGAACGGGGCCGCCGGGGAACCGTGGTGGGGAAGGACCGCGTGTTCGGTGGGGCGGGTCCGATTCCGCTGCCGGAGGGCTGCACGGCGTGTCGGGTTGTCGTACCGACGCGGGCGTCGCCGGCCTGAGGCGTCCGGGCAGTCGCAGTCGAAGACGGGGAGTATCTCGTGGATGAGCACCTGGCGGCCCTGGCCGCCTCCGCGGCCGCTGCGATGGTGAGCGCGGTCGCCACAGACGCCTGGGAGCGGACGCGCGCCGGGATCGTCCACCTGTGGAGCCGCTACCGGCCGGCGGCGTCGGACGAGCAGGTGGCGGCGGAACTCGACCGGACGCGGGCGCGACTGCTGTCGGACGAACGGCCGGCTGCGCCCGACCCCGAGCTGGTCACCACCTGGGAGGCGCGGTTCCGTTATCTGCTCATGGTCGAACCGGCGGCCGCGCAGGCCCTGGAGAGGCTCGTCGCCGAGTCCGCCGAGTCCGCCGAGTCCGTCCGAGCCGCCGCCGTCGCCGAACCGTCCGGGCCCGCGGTCCCGGAAGAGAACGGTGGGGACGAGTACGCCGACGCCGACGCCCGGCCGGCCGGCGACGGCGGGTCCACCCACGTGGAGATGCGGGGCGAGGCCAGGGACCAGGGCCAGGTCTTCCAATCCGGCCACACCCTGAACGTACGCTTCCGGTGACGGCTCCGGACCCGCACGGCCCGCGCCGCCCGCAGCGTCCGGAGCGTGACGTCACGCTGCAGGCCTGGGCCTCGGGCCACGGCGCCGTCTACCAGGCGTTCGGGGACGTGGTCGTGGTCCACCACGACCATTTCCACGCGGCTGCCGAGGAGTACGGGCGCACCACGGGCCCCTCGTCGATCGACGAGTGCCCCTACCCCGGCCTCCGTCCGTTCGAGATGACGGACTCGGCGTGGTTCTTCGGCCGCGAGAAGCTGGTCGGCCGGCTCGTGGACCGCCTGGAGAAGTGCCTCTCCGACCGTCTGCCGCTGGCGGTCGTCGCCCCTTCGGGGGCGGGCAAGTCGTCGTTGCTGAGGGCCGGCCTGCTCCCCGCGGTGGCTCACGGGCGCTTACCCGGTTCGCAAGCCTGGCCCCAACTCCTCTTCACCCCGTCCGATGCCCCGCTGGCCGCTCTCGTGTCGGCACTCGCCCGACTCACGGACGAGGAGGAGGCGGACGTCCACGAGGCGCTGTCGCAGGGCGGCGAAGCACTGTCCGCGCTGATCCGCGCCCGCCTCACCCTCGACCACCGGTCCCGGCTGCTCCTCGTCGTCGACCAACTGGAGGAACTGTTCACCCTCTGCCCGGACCCCGCCGTCCGCCGCCGCTTCGTCGACGCGCTGCACGGCCTCACCGGCGGTGACGAGCCGGCCGCCGTGGTCGTGTACGCGCTGCGCTCGGATGCCTACGGTGACTGCGCCGCCCACCCCTTCCTCGCCGACGGACTGGTGCACCGCCAGGTCATCGTCGGCCCGATGACGGAGGACGAGGTGCGCAGGACCATGACCCGGCCGGCCGAGCGGAGCCGCCTGAAGCTCGCCCCGGGCCTGGTCGACGTCATCGTGCGCGACCTGCGCGCCACCACGCGCGTCGACGGCCAGTCGTACGAGACGAGTCGGCTGCCGTTGCTCGCGCACGCCCTGCGGGCCACCTGGCAGCAGCGCCGCGACGACACCCTCACGGTGGACAGCTACCAGGACACCGGCGGTATCGCCGAAGCGGTGCAGGCGAGCGCCGAAGACGAATTCACCAGGTTGGACGACGCCGATCACCAGGTGGTGCGGCAGATGTTCCTCGCCCTGGTCCGCACCGGTGAGAACGGCGAGGTGAGCCGGCGCCGCCGTACGCGCGCCGACCTGCTCCTGGCGATGTCCCGGCCGGAGCGCCTCCCCGACCTCGTCCAGCGGTTCACCGCCGCCCGTCTGCTCACCCAGGGGGTGGAGCGCGGCGAGGCCACCGTGGAGATCACCCACGAGGCGCTGCTGCGGGCCTGGCCGCGGCTACGCGGCTGGATCGCCGAGGCGGGCAGCGGTGCGCTGACCCGCCAGGCGGCGGAGGAGACGGCTGTGGCCTGGGAACGCGGCGGGCGCCAGGACGCGGGACTGCTCTACTCCGGCGGCCGGCTGGAGGCCGCTACCGCCTGGGCGGAGGACACCGGCCCCGAAGAGGTCGGTCCGCTGCTCGCCGACTTCCTCGCCGCATCCCGGCGCCAGGAGCGCCGGACACGACTCGTCCGGAAGGGCGCGGTGGTGACCGTCGTCGTCCTGGCCGTCGTCGCCTCGGCACTGGCGGTCTTCTCCTCGCAGCAGCGCGAACTCGCCGTCCGACAGCGCAACGACGCCATCTTCAGCCGGGTCGCCGCCGAAGCGGACCGCCGGCGCGACGCGGACCCCGCGCTGGCCGCCCAACTCGACCTTGTCGCCCACGAGATGCGCCCCACACCCGAAGGGCGCACCCGGCTCATCCGGGCATCGGGGACCGTCCTGCCGATGGCCCTGCCCGGCGCGCACGGCATCGTGCACTCCACGGCGTTCCGCGAGGACGGCACCCTGCTCACCGGCACGGACCGGGTACGGCTGTGGGACGTCAAGCCGGACGCCGCCGCGAAGGTGCTGGGGACCGCCGCCTCCCCGGGCCCGGGGATCCGGGTCGCCGCGGCGTACGACGCGCGGGGCGCCCTCGCGGCCGTCGGCTCCGGGGACGGGACGTTCCGGCTCGTGGACGTCTCCGACCCCCGGCGGCCCGTGCCTCTGTCCGCCTGGACGCAGGCCGGTGCCGGTGCCGTCCCCGTCCTGTCGTTCAGCCCGGACGGGCGCACACTGGCGCTGGGGACGAAGGACCAGCGCGACGGGGTCACCCGGGGAACCGTGCAGCTGTGGGACGTCGGCGACCCCCGCCGACCCCGGCGGGTGAGCACCGTGCTGTCGCTTCGCGGGCAGCACGTCGGCTCCGTCGCCTTCAGCCCCGTCGGCGCCACCCTGGCGGTCGGCGGCGGCACCGCTCCCCGAAGTTCCCTGCTGCGCCTGTGGGACGTGAGCGACCCGGCCCGTCCGGCCGCACTGGGAGGGAACCTTGGTGGCCACACCACCATCGTCAATCGGGTGGTCTTCAACTCCACAGGGAACCTGATGGCCAGCGCGGCCAGCGACCGCAAGGTGTACCTCTGGGACACGTCGGACCCCGGCGAACCGAAGCAGGTCCAGCACCTGATCCTCGGCAGCGAGGCGACCGCCCTCGCCTTCAGCGCGGACTGGCGCCTCCTCGCCACCGGGGAGAACTCCGGAGACGTCAACCTGTGGAACGTGGCGGCCCCCGCCTTCGCCCGCCCCGTGGCCCCCACGCTCCGCGGCCACACCAGTACCCTCACCCAACTCGCCTTCGATGCCGACGGACGGACCCTGGTCAGCGGCAGCGGGGACGGCCGGATCCAGGTGTGGCGGATACCGGGGACCCTGGTCGTCACGGACCACGGCGCCTGGGTGGCCGCCGTCGCGCTGAGCGGTGACGGGAGACTCCTGGCGGCGGCGTCCGGCGCCTGGGTGTCGCTCTGGGACGTCTCCGACCCTCGCCGCCCCACCCGCGTCGGCACCCTGCCGCAGTCCCCCGGGACGGTGTCCGCGCTGTCCTTCCGCCCCGGGCCCTCGGACCGGCCGGTCCTGGCCACCGGTGAGGTCGCCGGACGCGTACGGCTGTGGGACGTGGCGGCGCCGGCCCACCCCCGGAGGGTCAGCGACGCACCCGGTGCGCTGCCCCACCAGGTCGGAGGCCTCGTCTTCGACGCTCAGGGGCACACCCTGATCGCCACCGCAATGGGGTACGAGCGGGGGTTCGACGGCGGTGTGCGCGCTTGGGCCGTCACCGACCCGTCCCGCCCCGCCGCTCTCCACAACGCTCACCTCGCCGCCCGCACACCCCCACTGAGGGCTGTCGCGGCGGCCCCGGCAAGCGGCCACGTCTACACGGGCGACACCGTCAGCGGCAGGTTGCGCGTGTGGAGGACCGGACCTGGGACCGCACCCGTACCGGTACGCGGCACGGCCGGCGGGCAGATGGTCATGGCACTCGCCGCCGACCCGCGCGGCCGCCTGCTCGTGACCGGCAGCGGCGAGAGCCTGGTCCGGTTCTGGGACGTCTCCGACCCCCGGTCACCCGTGGCCGCCGGTGCCCCGTCACGTGCCGGCGGGCCGGTGTACAGCGTCGGGTTCTCGACGGACGGCCGGCTCGCCGCCGCGGGGAACTCCATCGGGGAGATCCGCCTGTGGGACACGGCCGATCCCACCCGGACCGCCGCCTACGGCTCGCCGGTGAGCGGACACCGGGGCACCGTCCGGTCCCTGGTGTTCACCCCGCACGACGGCACGCTGATCTCCGGAGGGGAGGACGGAACGCTGCGCCTGTGGCAGACCGACCCCGATGCCGCCCGGGCCGTGGTCTGCGCGGCCACCCGGTTCGCGATGACCCCCGAGCGCTGGAAGGAGTACGTCTCCACGGCGTTGCCGTACGCGCCGCCCTGCCGCCGCTGACCCGGCACGACCGCACGGCCCGCGACGTCAGCCACGCTTCGCCCGCGGTGCGAGGAGGGCCCTGAAGGGGGTGACCGCGGACGTGTGGGTGTAGAAGATGCCGTACCTTTCGATCTCCCTCGCGCTCTCCTTGTCGGCTGCCGCGGCGGCGGCCTCGTCCTCGGGCGTGAAATCGGGGGAGGAGGAAAGGAACGTGTGCGTGTACGACCACTCGGGATCCAGCGTCCAGCTCGCGGTGACGTAGACAGGGCGGCGCGTCACGTTGAGGACGTTGTTGTTGTGGCGCAACCTGCCGCGGTGGATCAGGGTGTCCCCGCATACCTCGGGAAGGCAGTGCAGCGTTCCCTCCTCCTTCTTCCACGAATGGTGGGGGACGTAGAACTCCTCGTCGATCCGCCCGCGATCCATCCTCATGATCTCCATGCCGAATGCGACCTCCAGCCAGTCGTACCCGGCGTCCTCGGGCAGGTGGAGCACCCTCTCCTTGGTGTGTTCGTCACCCGGCTCGAACCAGGAGCCGGGACCGACGAACCGTCCGGCCCCGAGAGTGCGCGCATCGGACACCCCGGTGTGGAGGCTCACGTCCTCACCGAATTCCAGGGCCTCCCTCCGCTCCTTGAGGCCCCCCTTCCTCTTCGCGGTGAACTCCGCCGCGTACCCGTAGAGGGAGTACTCGTCGTTGATGACGCGTGCCGCCACCTTTCCGATGTTCTTCGCGTGGAGCCGCACCGGCAGGTGGACGATCGGGCGTACCGGGTCGTGCACCGGCTTCCCGAAGCGGGCCGTGAGCCTGAGAAGGACGGGGGTGGCGCTGGGCTGGTAGACGGCGGAGTACGCCAGATTGACCGTGGCGAGGAGCGCCGTGGCCGCGACTCCGGCCGCGAACCTCTGGGGGTGGGGGAGGCCCTTCCAGGCCCCCTCCCGCACGAGGGCCTGGAGCGCCCAGACGGACCAGAACCACAGCGGAAGGTACATCAGTAGGTAGGGGGTGTACTCCCTTTCCTGGAACCACATGAAGAGCAGCAGCGAGTGGGTCGCCAGGGCGATGAGGACCCCGAGGAGGACGACCGCTCCCGTGTACCTGAAGCGGCGCTTGCCCCGGAAATCGAGGGCCGCCAGTGCCGCCACCCCCTCCACGGCTCCGAAGAGGACGAACGCGAAGCCGGCCATTCGCTGCGCGAAGGTCAGCGCTCCGAAGGCGTCGGGGATGCCGATGACCGCGAGCAGGACCATGGAGCCGAGCAGACCGATGACCAGGAACCCGCCACCGATGCGTCTCCGCCACGTACGGTCCGGCCAGACCTCGCTGCCCCCGCCGCGCCACTGGACGAACCTCCGGTCCCGCACGTCCAGGTCCTTCGGGTGACCGACGCTGCGGAGGACCTTCCGCAACCCCCGC
This portion of the Streptomyces changanensis genome encodes:
- the bdeA gene encoding bis(hydroxyethyl) terephthalate hydrolase, yielding MQATPQSSTPAPGNGPARHRRRSRGPILGALASAAALAGLATMLTGGANAAENPYERGPAPTEASVTATRGTYAVSETRVPRFSVSGFGGGTIYYPTSTDDGTFGAVAISPGYTARQSSIAWLGPRLASQGFVVFTIDTNTTSDQPASRGDQLLAALDYLTKTSSVRSRVDGTRLGVMGHSMGGGGTLEAAKDRPSLKAAIPLTAWNLDKNWPEIRTPTLIVGADGDTVASVRSHSEPFYESLPSSLDRAYLELNNAHHLTPNMSNTTIAKYSISWLKRFIDNDTRYERFLCPLPRPSLSIAEYRGTCPHTA
- a CDS encoding WD40 repeat domain-containing protein, which translates into the protein MTAPDPHGPRRPQRPERDVTLQAWASGHGAVYQAFGDVVVVHHDHFHAAAEEYGRTTGPSSIDECPYPGLRPFEMTDSAWFFGREKLVGRLVDRLEKCLSDRLPLAVVAPSGAGKSSLLRAGLLPAVAHGRLPGSQAWPQLLFTPSDAPLAALVSALARLTDEEEADVHEALSQGGEALSALIRARLTLDHRSRLLLVVDQLEELFTLCPDPAVRRRFVDALHGLTGGDEPAAVVVYALRSDAYGDCAAHPFLADGLVHRQVIVGPMTEDEVRRTMTRPAERSRLKLAPGLVDVIVRDLRATTRVDGQSYETSRLPLLAHALRATWQQRRDDTLTVDSYQDTGGIAEAVQASAEDEFTRLDDADHQVVRQMFLALVRTGENGEVSRRRRTRADLLLAMSRPERLPDLVQRFTAARLLTQGVERGEATVEITHEALLRAWPRLRGWIAEAGSGALTRQAAEETAVAWERGGRQDAGLLYSGGRLEAATAWAEDTGPEEVGPLLADFLAASRRQERRTRLVRKGAVVTVVVLAVVASALAVFSSQQRELAVRQRNDAIFSRVAAEADRRRDADPALAAQLDLVAHEMRPTPEGRTRLIRASGTVLPMALPGAHGIVHSTAFREDGTLLTGTDRVRLWDVKPDAAAKVLGTAASPGPGIRVAAAYDARGALAAVGSGDGTFRLVDVSDPRRPVPLSAWTQAGAGAVPVLSFSPDGRTLALGTKDQRDGVTRGTVQLWDVGDPRRPRRVSTVLSLRGQHVGSVAFSPVGATLAVGGGTAPRSSLLRLWDVSDPARPAALGGNLGGHTTIVNRVVFNSTGNLMASAASDRKVYLWDTSDPGEPKQVQHLILGSEATALAFSADWRLLATGENSGDVNLWNVAAPAFARPVAPTLRGHTSTLTQLAFDADGRTLVSGSGDGRIQVWRIPGTLVVTDHGAWVAAVALSGDGRLLAAASGAWVSLWDVSDPRRPTRVGTLPQSPGTVSALSFRPGPSDRPVLATGEVAGRVRLWDVAAPAHPRRVSDAPGALPHQVGGLVFDAQGHTLIATAMGYERGFDGGVRAWAVTDPSRPAALHNAHLAARTPPLRAVAAAPASGHVYTGDTVSGRLRVWRTGPGTAPVPVRGTAGGQMVMALAADPRGRLLVTGSGESLVRFWDVSDPRSPVAAGAPSRAGGPVYSVGFSTDGRLAAAGNSIGEIRLWDTADPTRTAAYGSPVSGHRGTVRSLVFTPHDGTLISGGEDGTLRLWQTDPDAARAVVCAATRFAMTPERWKEYVSTALPYAPPCRR